A window of the Cicer arietinum cultivar CDC Frontier isolate Library 1 chromosome 6, Cicar.CDCFrontier_v2.0, whole genome shotgun sequence genome harbors these coding sequences:
- the LOC101501712 gene encoding translocase of chloroplast 159, chloroplastic-like, translating to MDSQTLSPPQFEPNFTNGVNNGATSDSENDDGFVSGEDETTDPARPILVYPDAKSTVQQQQPFDEESPRPIAKVTADEEDDAEEEGGDDDKDDVFVEAVKDGDFSDSHEVFVEANDNGFEGGDFEGVVEDEINKFLKEEDDDGGNEFNNLDSAVVESVSGDNFGVGGVVENGDGDEDVEKFTSGEDFVVDSLKVDTLGHGSVAVVGDEVKAEESEIVGVEAIEPVVSVDNSFEPIEKVGSDGVVVVDEVVGRGGEVVDIGVDDEVVGRGVESGEVVGRGVESGEVVDIGVDDEKGGETVVDEVVGRDAEVVDIGVDDGVSHEQVSDIVSIEKSEESSGVVSRSLEGGGEEEVINVEGGSVVGEVESFVDEAVEEEVESNVEGGNGGHIDRAVEGGDGGHVDRAVEGEIHSNVDRAVEGENESNVDRAVEGEIQSNVDRVVEEESESNVDLVVDRVAESNVDRVVEGEAESNVVEGENRSHVEAAVEGEVESSIDRDVEAEDENHVEAAVEGEAVSSIDRVVEVEDESHVEAAGEGDDEVDHHVDRDIGDSLSEKRDGSMIFGGSDSANKYLEELEKQLRASESSQDDRIDGQIVTDSDEEAESDDEGDSKELFDTATLAALLKAASGAGGEDGSGITITAQDGSRLFSVERPAGLGPSLQTGKPAVRSNRPNIFNSSFSRAGGTVSDTTLSEEDKMKLEKVQEIRIKFLRLVQRLGFTTEESIAAQVLYRMTLVAGRQTGEIFSLDAAKESASRLEAEGRDDLDFSINIFVLGKTGVXXXXXXXXXXXXXXXSFSAYGPATTAVTEVVGVVDGVKVRVFDTPGLKSSAFEQGYNRKVLAMVKKLTKKSPPDIVLYVDRLDLQTRDMNDLPMLRSVTSALGPTIWRNVIVTLTHAASAPPDGPTGTPLSYDVFVAQRSHIVQQTIGQAVGDLRLMNPSLMNPVSLVENHPSCRKNRDGQKVLPNGQSWRPLLLLLSYSMKILSEAGNVSKSQETPDNRRLFGFRTRSPPLPYLLSWLLQSRAHPKLPDQGGLDNGDSDVEMADLSDSDADEAEDEYEQLPPFKPLRKSHFAKLNKEQRKAYLEEYDYRVKLLQKKQWREELKRMREMKKRGGKTFENYSYMEEDDQENGSPAAVPVPLPDMVLPPSFDSDNPAHRYRFLEPTSQLLTRPVLDTHSWDHDCGYDGVNIENSMTIINKFPAAVNVQVTKDKQDFSIHLDSSVAAKHGESASTMAGFDIQNIGKQLAYIVRGETKFKNFKRNKTAAGVSVTFLGENVSTGVKLEDQIALGKRLVLVGSTGTVRSQSDSAYGANVEVRLREADFPIGQDQSSLSLSLVQWRGDLALGANFQSQISLGRSYKMGVRAGLNNKLSGQISVRTSSSDQLQIALIAVLPIVKAIYKNFWPGASEQYSNSIY from the exons ATGGATTCTCAAACCCTATCTCCTCCCCAATTTGAACCAAATTTCACTAACGGCGTTAATAACGGTGCCACTTCCGACTCCGAAAACGATGATGGTTTTGTTAGCGGCGAAGACGAAACTACTGACCCCGCTAGGCCCATTCTCGTTTATCCCGATGCTAAATCCACcgttcaacaacaacaaccgtTCGATGAAGAATCTCCGCGACCTATTGCGAAGGTAACTGCTGATGAAGAAGATGACGCGGAGGAGGAAGGCGGTGATGATGACAAAGATGATGTTTTTGTTGAAGCAGTCAAGGATGGAGATTTTAGCGATAGCCATGAGGTTTTCGTTGAGGCTAATGATAACGGATTTGAAGGCGGAGATTTTGAAGgtgttgttgaagatgaaatcaATAAATTCTTGAAAGAAGAGGATGATGATGGTGGAAATGAATTTAATAATTTGGATTCTGCTGTTGTGGAATCGGTTTCTGGTGATAATTTTGGTGTTGGTGGTGTTGTTGAGAATGGTGATGGTGACGAGGATGTTGAGAAGTTTACTAGTGGTGAAGATTTTGTTGTTGATTCCTTGAAAGTTGATACTTTAGGGCATGGTAGTGTAGCTGTTGTTGGTGATGAAGTGAAAGCTGAGGAGTCTGAAATTGTAGGGGTGGAGGCTATTGAACCTGTTGTCAGTGTTGATAATAGTTTTGAACCTATTGAGAAGGTTGGTAGTGatggtgttgttgttgttgatgaggTTGTCGGGCGGGGTGGTGAGGTTGTTGACATTGGAGTTGATGATGAGGTTGTAGGTCGGGGTGTTGAGAGTGGTGAGGTTGTAGGTCGGGGTGTTGAGAGTGGTGAGGTTGTTGACATTGGAGTTGATGATGAGAAGGGTGGTGAAACTGTTGTTGATGAGGTTGTTGGTAGGGATGCTGAGGTTGTTGACATCGGAGTTGATGATGGTGTTTCACATGAGCAAGTGAGTGACATTGTTTCTATTGAGAAGAGTGAAGAAAGTTCAGGAGTTGTGAGTCGGAGTTTGGAGGGCGGGGGTGAGGAAGAGGTGATAAACGTAGAGGGTGGTTCTGTTGTGGGTGAAGTTGAGAGCTTTGTTGATGAAGCTGTTGAGGAGGAAGTTGAGAGCAATGTTGAGGGGGGAAATGGAGGCCACATTGATCGTGCTGTTGAGGGGGGAGATGGAGGCCATGTTGATCGTGCTGTTGAGGGAGAAATCCATAGCAATGTTGATCGTGCTGTTGAGGGAGAAAACGAGAGCAACGTTGATCGTGCTGTTGAGGGAGAAATTCAGAGCAATGTTGATCGTGTTGTTGAGGAGGAATCTGAGAGCAATGTTGATCTTGTTGTTGACAGGGTAGCCGAGAGCAATGTTGATCGTGTTGTTGAGGGGGAAGCCGAGAGCAATGTTGTTGAGGGGGAAAATAGGAGCCATGTTGAGGCTGCTGTTGAGGGGGAAGTGGAGAGCAGTATTGACCGTGATGTCGAGGCGGAAGATGAAAATCATGTTGAGGCTGCTGTTGAGGGGGAAGCGGTGAGCAGTATCGATCGTGTTGTTGAGGTGGAAGATGAGAGCCATGTTGAGGCCGCTGGCGAGGGTGATGATGAAGTTGATCATCATGTTGACAGAGACATTGGTGATTCTTTGTCGGAGAAGAGGGATGGATCGATGATCTTTGGAGGATCTGATTCTGCCAATAAGTATTTGGAGGAATTGGAAAAGCAATTGAGGGCTAGCGAGAGTTCGCAGGACGACAGAATTGATGGCCAGATTGTAACTGACTCAGACGAAGAAGCGGAATCTGATGATGAAGGAGATAGCAAAGAGCTCTTTGATACTGCTACTTTGGCTGCTCTCTTGAAAGCCGCATCAGGAGCGGGAGGAGAAGATGGCAGTGGCATCACCATTACTGCTCAAGATGGATCAAGGCTTTTCTCTGTCGAGCGCCCTGCTGGTTTGGGACCATCACTCCAGACAGGTAAACCGGCTGTAAGGTCTAATCGTCcgaatatttttaattcttccTTTAGTAGAGCTGGTGGTACTGTTTCTGACACAACTTTGAGTGAAGAAGATAAGATGAAATTAGAAAAGGTACAGGAAATTAGGATTAAATTCCTAAGACTTGTTCAGAGACTTGGTTTTACTACCGAGGAATCAATAGCAGCACAGGTGTTGTATCGGATGACACTTGTTGCAGGGAGGCAAACCGGTGAAATCTTCAGCCTAGATGCCGCCAAGGAGAGTGCTTCCCGGCTTGAAGCTGAGGGAAGAGATGATCttgatttttcaataaatatatttgttctTGGGAAAACCGGCGT NNNNNNNNNNNNNNNNNNNNNNNNNNNNNNNNNNNNNNNNNNNNNCAGTTTCAGTGCATATGGTCCTGCTACTACTGCTGTAACAGAAGTTGTTGGAGTGGTTGATGGAGTGAAAGTTAGGGTCTTTGACACACCAGGTTTAAAATCTTCTGCATTTGAACAAGGTTACAACAGAAAAGTCCTGGCTATGGTGAAGaaattgacaaaaaaatcaCCCCCTGATATTGTTCTATATGTGGATCGCCTGGACTTACAAACTAGAGATATGAATGATTTGCCCATGTTGAGATCCGTTACTAGTGCCCTTGGTCCAACTATATGGCGAAATGTGATAGTCACTCTGACTCATGCCGCCTCCGCTCCTCCGGATGGTCCAACAGGTACCCCACTGAGTTATGACGTCTTTGTTGCTCAAAGATCTCATATTGTTCAACAAACCATTGGACAGGCCGTTGGCGACCTACGTCTCATGAATCCAAGTTTGATGAATCCAGTTTCTCTTGTTGAAAACCATCCTTCTTGTCGGAAAAACAGAGATGGCCAGAAGGTGCTTCCTAATGGTCAAAGTTGGAGACCTCTATTGTTGCTGTTAAGTTACTCTATGAAGATTCTCTCTGAGGCTGGTAACGTTTCGAAATCTCAGGAAACACCCGATAACCGAAGGCTGTTTGGTTTTCGAACCCGTTCTCCACCACTTCCATACTTGTTGTCTTGGTTGTTGCAGTCTCGTGCCCACCCCAAACTCCCGGATCAAGGTGGGCTTGACAATGGTGATTCTGATGTTGAAATGGCTGACCTGTCTGATTCTGATGCAGATGAAGCTGAAGATGAATATGAACAGCTCCCACCATTTAAGCCTCTAAGGAAATCACATTTTGCTAAGCTTAATAAAGAGCAGAGAAAGGCGTATCTTGAGGAGTATGATTACCGAGTGAAGCTTTTGCAGAAGAAGCAATGGAGGGAGGAGTTGAAAAGGATGAGAGAGATGAAGAAAAGAGGGggtaaaacttttgaaaattatagCTACATGGAGGAAGATGATCAAGAGAATGGAAGTCCAGCCGCTGTTCCAGTTCCGTTGCCTGATATGGTGTTGCCACCATCATTTGACAGCGACAACCCGGCCCATAGGTACCGTTTCTTGGAACCCACTTCACAGTTGCTGACAAGGCCGGTTTTAGACACACATAGTTGGGACCATGATTGCGGTTACGATGGTGTTAACATTGAAAACAGTATGACCATTATCAATAAATTCCCGGCAGCAGTTAATGTTCAGGTCACAAAAGATAAGCAAGATTTCAGCATTCACTTGGATTCTTCTGTTGCTGCAAAACATGGAGAAAGTGCATCAACCATGGCAGGTTTTGACATTCAAAACATTGGAAAGCAGCTGGCATACATTGTCAGAGGTGAGaccaaattcaaaaatttcaaaagaaataaaactgcTGCTGGTGTGTCTGTGACATTTTTGGGCGAAAATGTGTCCACTGGCGTGAAACTTGAGGATCAAATAGCACTGGGGAAACGGTTGGTATTAGTTGGAAGCACAGGTACTGTGCGGTCGCAAAGTGATTCTGCCTATGGTGCCAATGTTGAAGTGAGGCTTAGAGAGGCAGATTTTCCAATTGGGCAGGATCAATCTTCATTGAGTCTTTCTCTGGTGCAGTGGAGAGGTGATTTAGCCTTGGGGGCCAATTTTCAGTCGCAGATTTCTCTTGGACGTAGCTATAAGATGGGTGTTCGTGCTGGATTGAACAACAAACTTAGCGGCCAGATCAGCGTGAGGACAAGTAGTTCAGATCAGCTTCAGATTGCTCTTATTGCCGTTCTTCCAATTGTCAAGGCTATCTACAAGAACTTCTGGCCAGGGGCTAGCGAGCAATATTCCAATTCCATCTATTAA
- the LOC101502040 gene encoding uncharacterized protein, whose amino-acid sequence MANSTLTFAFFLILILAGDTSARDLRPSDHGLVFQTLSPAGTHSSPEMRSFFNGDNSSQPMSSSSDVAVPKAITSRDSTPPPWLINSGDGGDRVGKVLTVASIACGIAGAILILASGLIYVFKYRKQKQNAAFHGKNEFENDDNNQLVVRDP is encoded by the coding sequence ATGGCGAACTCTACCCTGACCTTCGCATTCTTCCTCATTCTAATTCTCGCCGGAGATACCTCCGCAAGAGACCTCCGTCCATCAGATCACGGCCTAGTCTTCCAGACACTCTCGCCGGCGGGGACACATTCTTCGCCGGAGATGCGATCCTTCTTCAATGGTGATAACTCGTCGCAGCCAATGTCGTCTTCCTCCGACGTGGCGGTGCCGAAGGCTATCACCTCCAGAGACTCGACGCCGCCGCCGTGGTTGATAAACTCCGGTGACGGCGGAGATAGAGTGGGGAAGGTGCTGACGGTGGCAAGCATAGCGTGCGGAATCGCAGGCGCGATTCTAATTTTGGCTTCGGGTTTGATTTATGTTTTCAAATACAGAAAGCAAAAACAAAACGCAGCGTTTCATGGCAAAAACGAATTTGAAAATGACGATAATAACCAATTAGTTGTACGCGACCCTTGA
- the LOC101502370 gene encoding ADP-ribosylation factor GTPase-activating protein AGD12-like gives MAMNNRRLEFGRPVSSKRRLKDLLVQKDNRFCADCGAPDPKWASANIGVFVCLKCCGVHRSLGTHISRILSVTLDEWSNDEIDAMVEVGGNASANSIYEAYIPEGCTKPGPDASHEQRVKFIRSKYERQEFLKHSLRIVSTKSNRQSSFSKKIMDSFRSTSGSKNMEGMVEFMGMLKVKVVNGTNLAIRDMMSSDPYVVLKLGQQTVQTAVIKSNLNPVWNEELMLSVPQQFGPLSMRVFDHDLFSADDIMGEAEIDLQPLITSAIAFGDAGMFDDMQIGKWLKSNDNALIEDSIVNIIDGKVKQDISIKLQNVECGEIYLELEWICLE, from the exons ATGGCAATGAATAATAGACGGTTAGAATTTGGGAGGCCTGTCTCAA GTAAAAGAAGATTGAAGGATTTGTTGGTTCAGAAAGATAATCGCTTTTGTGCTGATTGTGGTGCTCCAGATCCTAAATGGGC GTCAGCCAATATTGGGGTTTTTGTTTGCTTAAAATGTTGTGGAGTGCACAGAAGTCTTGGTACTCATATATCAAGG ATTTTGtctgtgacattggatgaatgGTCAAATGATGAAATAGATGCAATGGTGGAAGTTGGAGGAAATGCTTCTGCTAATTCGATATATGAGGCATATATTCCAGAAGGATGTACAAAACCTGGACCAGATGCTAGTCATGAGCAACGTGTAAAATTCATCAG GTCAAAGTATGAGCGTCAAGAATTTTTGAAACATAGTTTGCGCATTGTATCAACAAAAAGCAATCGTCAATCAAGTTTTTCTAAAAAGATTATGGATAGCTTTCGAAGTACTAGTGGTTCAAAGAATAtg GAAGGAATGGTAGAATTTATGGGAATGTTGAAGGTGAAAGTGGTCAATGGCACAAATTTAGCAATCAGAGATATGATGTCAAGCGATCCATATGTTGTTTTGAAGCTTGGACAACAG ACTGTTCAGACAGCTGTAATAAAGAGTAATTTGAATCCAGTTTGGAATGAGGAGCTTATGTTATCTGTTCCTCAGCAATTTGGACCACTGAGTATG AGGGTATTTGATCATGACTTGTTTTCAGCTGATGATATAATGGGAGAAGCAGAGATTGATCTTCAACCTTTAATAACATCTGCAATAGCATTTGGAGATGCTGGAATGTTTGATGATATGCAGATAGGAAAATGGTTGAAATCCAATGACAATGCACTTATAGAAGATAGCATTGTCAATATCATTGATGGTAAGGTTAAACAAGACATTTCAATCAAGCTCCAAAATGTCGAATGTGGAGAAATATACTTAGAACTTGAGTGGATATGTCTTGAATAA
- the LOC101502891 gene encoding pentatricopeptide repeat-containing protein At5g46460, mitochondrial, protein MPKNPPFKVPPFFTTKKTNSKCLTTSFTTLIQNPKPSSTSLNSTFSNHLKNQRLDSARAVFNKIPSPHVSLYTKLLLAYAYNHRFPEALTLFNQIPSNSKDTISWNSIIKASIICNDFITAVKLFDEMPRRNSISWTTIIYGLLSSGRVVEAETFFNEMPHDDKDIATWNAMIHGYCNNGRINDALRLFRLMGSRDVISWTSIIAGLDRNGMSYQALVFLKKMVGSSDVEISSTTLVSGLSAAAKISDFYVGVQIHCCMFKFGYCCSLDEYVSASLVTFYASCKKMESTCKVFGEIVCKNVVVWTALLTGFGLNDRHVEALEVFGDMIRFGVVPNESSFTSALNSCVGLGDLEKGRVIHGVAVKMGLENGVYVGNSLVVMYSKCGFIGDALYVFKGIGEKNVVSWNSVIVGCAQHGCGVWALALFKEMLREGVESDEITLTGLLSACSRAGMLQKARCFFGYFGRKRSMKLTIEHYVCMMDVLGRCGEVEEAEALAMSMPVEANSMVWLVLLSACRVHSNLDVAERAAKRIFEMEPDCSPAYVLLSNLYASLRRWSEVAKIRSKMKHNGVVKQPGSSWITLKGLRHEFLSGDRSHPLTEKIYEKLDWLGVKLKEMGYVPDQQFALHDVEIEQQEEMLSYHSERLAIAFGLLSTVEGSRITVMKNLRVCGDCHNVIKLLAKIVDREIVVRDSSRFHHFKNGICSCGDYW, encoded by the coding sequence ATGCCAAAAAACCCACCATTTAAAGTTCCACCGTTCTTCACAACCAAGAAAACTAATTCTAAATGTCTTACGACGTCGTTTACAACTCTTATTCAAAACCCCAAACCCTCTTCAACTTCCTTAAACTCCACATTCTCAAACCACCTCAAAAATCAAAGACTAGATTCAGCACGTGCCGTTTTCAACAAAATCCCTTCCCCTCACGTGTCTCTCTACACCAAACTTCTCCTCGCCTATGCTTACAACCACAGATTCCCAGAAGCACTCACCCTCTTCAACCAAATCCCATCAAATTCCAAAGACACAATCTCATGGAACTCCATCATCAAAGCCTCCATTATCTGCAACGATTTCATCACTGCCGTTAAACTGTTCGACGAAATGCCTCGCAGAAATTCAATCTCATGGACGACAATAATATACGGGTTATTATCTTCCGGAAGAGTTGTTGAAGCTGAAACGTTCTTCAATGAAATGCCGCATGATGACAAAGACATTGCCACGTGGAATGCTATGATTCATGGTTACTGTAATAACGGTAGAATTAACGATGCTCTCCGTTTGTTCCGTTTAATGGGTTCACGTGATGTTATCTCTTGGACTTCAATAATTGCTGGGTTGGATCGTAACGGAATGAGTTATCAAGCTTTGGTTTTTTTAAAGAAGATGGTCGGTTCTTCTGATGTTGAAATTTCTTCAACTACTTTGGTTTCTGGGTTGTCTGCTGCTGCTAAAATTTCAGATTTTTATGTGGGTGTTCAGATTCATTGCTGTATGTTCAAGTTTGGTTATTGTTGTTCTTTGGATGAGTATGTTTCTGCTTCGCTTGTTACTTTTTACGCTAGTTGTAAGAAAATGGAGAGTACTTGTAAGGTTTTTGGTGAGATTGTTTGTAAGAATGTGGTGGTTTGGACTGCTCTTTTGACTGGGTTTGGTTTGAATGATAGGCATGTGGAGGCATTGGAGGTTTTTGGTGATATGATAAGATTTGGGGTGGTGCCGAATGAGTCTTCTTTTACTAGTGCTTTGAATTCGTGTGTTGGGTTGGGGGATCTTGAGAAGGGGAGAGTGATTCATGGTGTGGCAGTTAAGATGGGTTTGGAAAATGGGGTATATGTGGGGAATTCTCTTGTTGTTATGTATAGTAAATGCGGTTTTATTGGTGATGCATTGTATGTGTTTAAGGGAATTGGTGAGAAAAATGTTGTGTCGTGGAATTCTGTGATTGTTGGTTGTGCTCAGCATGGATGTGGAGTGTGGGCTTTGGCGCTTTTTAAAGAAATGTTGAGGGAAGGAGTTGAGTCTGATGAGATCACGTTGACAGGTTTGCTTTCTGCTTGTAGCAGGGCTGGGATGTTACAGAAGGCAAGGTGTTTCTTTGGGTATTTTGGTAGGAAAAGATCGATGAAGCTGACGATTGAGCACTATGTTTGCATGATGGATGTTCTTGGCCGGTGTGGAGAGGTGGAGGAAGCGGAAGCGCTGGCGATGAGCATGCCTGTGGAAGCAAACTCAATGGTATGGCTGGTTTTGCTGAGTGCCTGCAGGGTGCATTCTAATTTAGATGTTGCGGAAAGAGCTGCGAAACGGATATTTGAAATGGAGCCTGATTGTAGTCCTGCATACGTGTTGCTATCAAACTTGTATGCCTCTTTGAGAAGATGGTCCGAAGTTGCAAAGATCAGGAGTAAAATGAAACATAATGGAGTTGTGAAACAACCTGGGTCAAGTTGGATAACTTTAAAAGGACTAAGGCATGAGTTTCTGTCTGGAGATAGGTCCCATCCTCTGACTGAGAAAATCTATGAAAAGCTAGACTGGTTAGGAGTGAAGTTAAAAGAAATGGGTTATGTTCCTGATCAACAATTTGCCTTGCATGATGTTGAAATTGAGCAACAAGAAGAAATGTTGTCCTACCATAGTGAAAGGCTTGCAATTGCATTTGGGTTGCTTAGCACTGTTGAAGGAAGTAGAATAACTGTAATGAAAAATCTACGTGTATGTGGGGATTGTCATAATGTGATAAAGCTTCTTGCAAAGATTGTTGATAGGGAGATCGTGGTCAGAGATTCTAGCCGCTTTCATCACTTTAAGAATGGCATATGTTCTTGTGGGGATTATTGGTAG